One Drechmeria coniospora strain ARSEF 6962 chromosome 01, whole genome shotgun sequence genomic region harbors:
- a CDS encoding signal recognition particle protein SRP54, whose protein sequence is MVLQDLGRRINTAVTNLTREQNLDEKAFDSMLKEICAALLESDVNVRLVGQLRKSIKATVNFKELPPAVNKKRLIQKAVFDELVKLVDPHAEPFKPRKGRPNVIMFVGLQGAGKTTTCTKLARHYQTRGFRACLVCADTFRAGAFDQLKQNATKAKIPYYGSLTETDPAVVARAGVKQFKKDKFDVIIVDTSGRHRQESALFQEMVDIQTAIRPDETIMVLDASIGQQAESQAKAFKEASDFGAIIITKMDGHANGGGAISAVAATHTPILFIGTGEHMLDLERFAPQQFVQKLLGMGDMAGLVEHVQSLNLNQKDTMKHIQEGIFTVRDLRDQLSNIMKMGPLSKMAGMIPGMSNMMQGMDDEVGGAKLKRMIYICDSMTEKELDSDGKMLVQEPSRMTRIARGSGTSVREVEDLLTQQRMMAGMAKKMGGNMKNMQRAQQAMSGGNKAQQMAAMQKRMQSMGGAGAAGGMPDMGSLMKMLGGGGGMPGAGAGGMPDMSALMKMMGGGGMPGGGGGGGGGGRGRR, encoded by the exons ATGGTCCTCCAagatctcggccgccgtaTCAATACGGCGGTGACGAACCTCACGAGGGAGCAGAATCTGGACGAAAAG GCCTTCGACTCGATGCTCAAGGAGATctgcgccgccctcctcgaaTCCGACGTCAACGTCCGGCTCGTCGGTCAGCTGCGAAAGTCGATCAAGGCGACCGTCAACTTCAAGGAACTCCCCCCGGCCGTCAACAAGAAGCGTTTGATCCAAAAGGCCGTcttcgacgagctcgtcaagctcgtcgaccccCACGCCGAGCCCTTCAAGCCGAGAAAGGGCAGGCCCAACGTCATCATGTTCGTCGGCCTCCAGGGTgccggcaagacgacgacgtgcaCCAAGCTCGCCCGCCACTACCAGACCCGCGGCTTCCGGGCGTGCCTCGTCTGCGCCGACACCTtccgcgccggcgccttcgACCAGCTCAAGCAGAACGCGACCAAGGCCAAGATCCCCTACTACGGCTCGCTGACGGAGACGgacccggccgtcgtcgcccgggCCGGCGTCAAGCAGTTCAAGAAGGACAAGTTcgacgtcatcatcgtcgacacGTCGGGTCGCCACCGGCAGGAGTCGGCCCTGTTCCAGGAGATGGTGGACATCCAGACGGCCATCCGGCCCGACGAGACCATCATGGTGCTCGACGCCTCCATCGGTCAGCAGGCCGAGTCCCAGGCCAAGGCCTTCAAGGAGGCGTCCGACTTTggcgccatcatcatcaccaagATGGACGGCcacgccaacggcggcggcgccatctcggccgtcgccgccacccaCACGCCCATCCTCTTCATCGGCACGGGCGAGCACATGCTCGACCTCGAACGCTTCGCGCCCCAGCAGTTCGTCCAGAAGCTCCTCGGCATGGGCGACATGGCCGGGCTCGTCGAGCACGTCCAGAGCCTCAACCTTAACCAGAAGGACACGATGAAGCACATCCAGGAGGGCATCTTCACCGTCCGCGACCTGCGGGACCAGCTGTCCAACATCATGAAGATGGGGCCCCTCTCCAAGATGGCCGGCATGATCCCCGGCATGAGCAACATGATGCAGggcatggacgacgaggtcggcggcgcgaAGCTGAAGCGCATGATTTACATCTGCGACTCCATGACGGAGAAGGAGCTCGACTCGGACGGCAAGATGCTCGTGCAGGAGCCGAgcaggatgacgaggataGCGCGCGGGTCCGGCACGTCGGtgcgcgaggtcgaggacctGCTGACGCAGCAGCGCATGATGGCCGGCATGGCCAAGAAGATGGGCGGCAACATGAAGAACATGCAGCGGGCCCAACAGGCCATGAGCGGCGGCAACAAGGCCCAgcagatggcggcgatgcagAAGCGGATGCAGAGCAtgggcggcgccggtgccgccggcggcatgcCGGACATGGGGTCCTTGATGAAGATGctcggaggcggaggcggcatgccgggcgccggcgccggaggGATGCCCGACATGTCTGCGTTGATGAAGATGATGGGTGGCGGCGGGATGccaggtggcggcggcggcggcggcggaggtggGCGCGGCCGCAGGTAG
- a CDS encoding integron gene cassette protein produces the protein MAAPMNPPLEDPGEASLSKLLANLTATLHPTTYVFATVVDVAQLPPLENIQLLFRESEGITVVTSMDYVTEHQMDYFFPCKMITLDVTSSLEAVGFMAVLATRLAAKNIGVNPVSAFYHDHLFVSLGSEKEAMDVLSTVAEENKKATDDE, from the coding sequence ATGGCCGCTCCCATGAACCCCCCCTTGGAGGACCCCGGGGAGGCGTCGCTGTCGAAGCTTCTCGCCAacttgacggcgacgctgcaCCCGACGACCTATGTCTttgccaccgtcgtcgacgtggcccAACTGCCACCCTTGGAGAACATCCAGCTGCTGTTCCGTGAATCCGAGggcatcaccgtcgtcacGAGCATGGACTATGTCACGGAGCACCAGATGGACTATTTCTTTCCTTGCAAGATGATTACTCTCGACGTAACCTCCAGTCTGGAAGCCGTCGGGTTCATGGCCGTTCTGGCGACGAGATTGGCGGCGAAAAACATAGGCGTCAATCCTGTCAGTGCATTCTACCACGACCATTTGTTTGTGTCCCTCGGTAGCGAGAAGGAGGCGATGGATGTGTTGTCGACCGTGGCCGAAGAGAACAAGAAGGCGACCGATGACGAGTGA
- a CDS encoding extracellular serine-rich protein codes for MLLQNVICWIGSILGIGNCDSTAAVAVTVDSTVLVIARNDVEAQQATLGLDGYGISYEKLLVPQAGAPLPVLNSSLIQGRYGAIVTINDVSYDVNATWISAITDQQWSQIHSYQSAFNVRMVRLNEYPKAEFGEQGSANFTWEIASFEAAGSFTTKTTAAVINSLEGRQQMVWFISWAPEWSATTNYLQHAYIHWMTRGLFSGKRKTHLSAQVDDVQLETGLYKPNGTAFKIRTGDLDAHVTWQRNINARLPTGSSFWLEMGHNGNGDIDDATNTTTGATLCKPAYAVNYDSPPDTALEYKKTPGTGTDLWPAEFEKYGWSLTCARLSPLAAWFTSSANLNAFAHVSHTFSHEELNNATYHDAAREIAFNQAWLKQMGIDRATRFSPKGIIPPAITGLHNADAIKGWTDNGIAYVVGDNTRPVLRNQQSRFWPLASTVESNGNTGITIIPRYATTIYYNCDKADCTVQEWKDTSAGQGDFTSLLNDARATNTRYLLGLQADPYMFHQANMRQTDVESITVGSQTGKMSLIMSWVETIAQEMYRLTNWPIISLKHDDIATYFLNRQALDACKPKVSYTFAADGNTIVSVTVTTKDNTCSVPVPVTFPTGTVTASGGTSTLDKVGSEPPISWLKFSGKAITLKLATPVKI; via the exons ATGTTACTTCAAAACGTCATTTGCTGGATCGGCTCCATCCTAGGTATCGGGAACTGTGattccaccgccgccgtggccgtcacCGTGGACAGCACTGTCCTGGTCATTGCCCGCAACGACGTTGAGGCCCAGCAGGCCACGCTTGGTCTCGATGGCTACGGCATCTCTTACGAAAAACTCTTGGTTCCCCAAGCTGGCGCGCCTCTGCCAGTGCTAAACTCATCCCTTATTCAAGGTCGCTACGgtgccatcgtcaccatcaacGATGTTTCGTATGATGTCAACGCAACCTGGATAAGCGCCATCACCGACCAGCAATGGTCGCAGATCCATTCGTACCAGTCAGCCTTTAACGTTCGGATGGTTCGTCTGAATGAGTATCCCAAAGCCGAGTTTGGTGAGCAAGGAAGC GCCAACTTTACCTGGGAAATCGCCAGCTTCGAAGCAGCGGGAAGCTTCACGACCAAGACAACTGCAGCCGTTATTAACAGCCTCGAGGGTCGCCAGCAGATGGTCTGGTTCATCAGCTGGGCGCCCGAatggtcggcgacgacaaaCTACCTGCAGCACGCCTACATTCACTGGATGACTCGTGGTCTGTTTTCCGGCAAGCGCAAGACTCACCTAAGTGCCCAGGTGGATGACGTTCAGCTCGAGACGGGGCTGTATAAGCCTAACGGCACCGCCTTCAAGATCCGGACGGGTGATCTCGACGCACACGTTACGTGGCAGAGGAATATCAATGCCCGTCTGCCTACCGGCTCAAGCTTCTGGCTCGAGATGGGCCACAACGGCAACGGTGACATTGACGATGCCACCAATACGACAACCGGAGCGACGCTGTGCAAGCCTGCGTATGCAGTCAACTACGACTCCCCTCCAGACACTGCTCTCGAGTACAAGAAGACGCCCGGAACGGGCACAGATCTCTGGCCGGCAGAGTTTGAAAAGTACGGCTGGTCGCTAACCTGTGCGCGTCTCAGTCCCCTGGCGGCCTGGTTCACGTCATCGGCGAATCTCAACGCGTTTGCTCACGTCTCACACACCTTTTCGCACGAGGAGCTGAACAATGCAACGTATCACGATGCCGCGCGTGAGATCGCTTTCAACCAGGCTTGGCTGAAGCAGATGGGTATCGACAGGGCGACCCGCTTCTCGCCCAAGGGCATCATCCCTCCGGCCATCACCGGCTTGCACAACGCCGATGCCATCAAGGGCTGGACTGACAACGGCATCGCTTACGTCGTCGGTGACAATACCCGACCGGTGCTGCGCAACCAACAGAGCAGGTTCTGGCCCCTCGCGAGCACTGTGGAGTCCAACGGCAACACGGGCATCACAATCATACCTCGCTACGCGACCACCATCTACTACAACTGCGACAAGGCCGACTGCACTGTCCAGGAGTGGAAGGACACTTCGGCGGGCCAGGGCGACTTCACATCTCTTCTGAACGACGCTCGCGCCACCAACACCCGCTATCTGCTAGGTCTCCAAGCCGACCCTTATATGTTCCATCAGGCCAACATGCGGCAGACGGATGTGGAAAGCATCACTGTTGGCTCTCAGACCGGAAAAATGTCGCTCATCATGAGCTGGGTCGAGACGATCGCGCAAGAGATGTACCGCCTGACGAACTGGCCCATCATCTCGCTCAAGCACGACGATATTGCCACCTATTTCCTCAACCGCCAGGCTCTCGATGCCTGCAAGCCCAAGGTTTCGTACACattcgccgccgacggtaATACCATTGTCTCGGTCACCGTCACCACGAAGGATAACACCTGCAgcgtgccggtgccggtcaCCTTCCCAACCGGCACCGTGACAGCCAGCGGAGGCACATCGACCCTCGATAAGGTCGGCAGCGAGCCACCCATCTCCTGGTTGAAGTTTTCCGGCAAGGCCATCACTTTGAAGCTAGCGACGCCCGTAAAGATATAA
- a CDS encoding endo alpha-1,4 polygalactosaminidase precursor produces MASMEKAEPVLAPKAPNSRKKKFILGIAVLVVVVVVALAVGLGVGLSRNKGDENESKNDEKTPPSAGGSINRTSIWKPEVGTPWQIILSKPIKLSSDDGAVSPNTTVYDLDMFENDAESFRKLINAGINVICYFSAGSWEEWRDDAAKFDKKDLGKELDGWPGEKWLDVRSDSVRSIMKERIKLAASKGCMAIDPDNVDGFQNENGLGLTANDAADFVKFLAGEAASYNMSTGLKNAADIIDDVLDVVHFSVNEQCIEMAECPSFAPFIKAGKPVFNIEYPEGAPDDLSAQVTTNICSHRGNAAGTEGFSTVIKKMNLDGWVEYCDGNKFDTPINS; encoded by the exons ATGGCCTCCATGGAGAAAGCAGAGCCAGTTTTGGCCCCAAAAGCGCCAAATTCTAGAAAGAAGAAATTTATTCTAGGTATTGCTGTGCTTgtggttgtcgtcgtcgtcgcgctgGCCGTGGGCCTAGGCGTGGGCCTCTCACGCAACAAGGGAGACGAAAACGAAAGCAAAAACGATGAAAAAACACCTCCGAGCGCTGGTGGTAGCATTAATCGAACATCCATCTGGAAGCCAGAGGTAGGAACTCCCTGGCAGATTATCCTGAGCAAGCCCATCAAGCTCAGcagcgacgatggcgccgtcTCGCCTAATACGACAGTCTACGACCTTGACATGTTTGAAAACGACGCCGAATCCTTCCGCAAGCTCATAAATGCCGGAATAAATGTCATCTGCTACTTCAGCGCCGGCTCATGGGAAGAGTGGCGCGATGATGCCGCCAAGTTCGACAAAAAGGATCTCGGCAAGGAGCTCGACGGTTGGCCGGGCGAGAAGTGGCTAGATGTGAGGAGCGATTCGGTACGAAGCATCATGAAGGAACGCATAAAGCTGGCTGCTTCAAAGGGATGCATGGCTATTGACCCGGACAACGTGGATGGCTTT CAAAACGAAAACGGCCTTGGACTGACGGCCAACGATGCGGCTGACTTTGTCAAGTTTCTGGCCGGCGAAGCCGCCTCGTACAACATGTCAACGGGCCTCAAGAATGCGGCCGACATTAtcgacgacgtgctcgacgTGGTGCACTTTTCGGTCAACGAGCAGTGCATTGAGATGGCCGAGTGCCCGTCATTTGCGCCTTTCATCAAGGCTGGCAAGCCCGTCTTCAACATTGAGTACCCCGAAGGTGCCCCTGACGATCTCAGCGCACAAGTCACGACCAACATCTGCTCGCACAGGGGAAACGCCGCCGGGACTGAAGGCTTCAGCACCGTCATCAAGAAGATGAACCTGGATGGGTGGGTCGAGTACTGCGACGGCAATAAGTTTGACACTCCCATCAACAGTTGA
- a CDS encoding UDP-glucose 4-epimerase, translated as MTYTDSNTSSEQLSPVSSPPTTPGHGSANGDAPYLDLDGGLYQPPMSSGVGGNFILVIGGLGFIGSHTTLELLKAGYNVVIVDNLSNSFETVFSRIQGLASKHYHGTGRSVPALCFHKLDYRSKAMKHLLEMYSVAVFKPAASAEEGPRLVRQSRISGVIHFAAFKSVSESIAKPIQYYQNNVCGLVDFVELLGKHNIRNFVFSSSATVYGTKADLGRPLREEDVVHHPESYVNDDGDVTVAEPLVSGLQSPYARTKYFCEAILADIAQSDPDWRIVLTGARKELDVFGTDWDTRDGTPVRDFIHVSDVARGHVAAIAAKAGQPRRASRSAQGTCGTLSPDPTSRLSDFPWPVHLMLRVVPGT; from the exons ATGACTTATACCGACTCCAACACCTCCTCGGAGCAGCTGTCTCCTGTTAGCTCCCCTCCCACAACTCCCGGACATGGTTCGGCGAACGGCGATGCGCCTTATCTTGACCTTGATGGCGGCCTCTATCAGCCCCCAATGTCCTCGGGTGTTGGTGGCAACTTtatcctcgtcatcggcggcctcggcttcaTCGGATCCCACACAACTCTGGAGCTTCTCAAGGCAGGTTACAACGTCGTCATTGTCGACAACCTCAGTAATAGCTTCGAGACCGTCTTTTCGCGAATTCAGGGGCTCGCTTCAAAGCACTATCACGGCACTGGCCGCTCGGTTCCTGCCCTGTGCTTCCACAAGCTCGACTACCGTAGTAAGGCGATGAAGCATCTCCTAGAGATGTATTCTGTCGCCGTCTTCAAAccggcagcctcggccgaAGAAGGGCCGCGTCTGGTGAGGCAATCACGCATATCTGGAGTCATACACTTTGCAGCTTTCAAGTCCGTGTCCGAATCCATCGCCAAGCCGATTCAGTACTACCAGAACAACGTCTGCGGTCTCGTTGACTTTGTCGAGTTGCTGGGAAAGCACAACATTCGCAACTTTgtcttctcgtcctcggctaCCGTGTACGGCACCAAGGCTGACTTGGGCCGGCCTCTCCGAGAAGAGGACGTCGTGCACCACCCGGAGAGCTACGTCAACGACGATGGGGATGTCACCGTGGCCGAGCCACTCGTGTCTGGCCTCCAGAGTCCCTACGCGCGTACTAAATACTTTTGCGAGGCCATCTTGGCCGACATCGCCCAGTCGGACCCTGACTGGCGCATC GTCCTTACGGGAGCCCGGAAGGAGCTTGATGTTTTTGGCACAGACTGGGACACCCGTGATGGTACCCCTGTCCGCGATTTTATCCATGTTTCTGACGTGGCTAGGGGTCACGTTGCCGCCATCGCGGCCAAG GCTGGTCAACCAAGGAGAGCATCTCGCAGTGCGCAAGGGACCTGTGGAACTTTGTCTCCAGATCCGACATCAAGACTTTCTGATTTCCCATGGCCAGTCCACTTGATGCTGCGGGTTGTTCCTGGTACATAG